In Spirosoma sp. KUDC1026, the sequence CTCATCGACTTCGCCACTATCCCCTTCTGCATCGAAGCGTCTACCGATACTACGCGTCAGTTGCTGATTCAGATTGCGCAGGATATGAGTCCTATTGTATATACCCTGAATTCGGAAGAGCGGCTTCGATTGCACATGGCCGCCGTGTTTGCCTGTAATTTCACCAACCACTTGCTGGCCATCGCGCACGACCTCCTGGCCACGAACAATCTGCCTTTTGATCTGATACGTCCTCTGGTCGCGGAAACACTGGCTAAGGGACTAAATACCGATGATCCGGCTTCTGTTCAAACTGGACCAGCCCGTCGGCGAGATCAAACGACCATGGGTCGCCATTTGAGTCTGCTAAGTACCCAGCCCGATCTTTATTCTATCTATCAACTCATCAGCGAACGTATTCAACGTGAGTCTGTTTAGTATCAAATAAACGATAATAGACAACAACAACGACTTCTTATATCCCCGTCTGTATACTTTCTATCTATATAAGCTCAATTACCTATCTTTATGATTTTATTCAAGCCACCCTGTGCACGAGTTAGTGGCTTACTTTTTGCAGATTGTAATTTGTGACAGCTTTACTAGTAACGGACGATGAGTACACTAAACGTAACGGCCTACTCGCCTAATAAACTGGAAGTTAAGAGAGGCTCAAACCGTATTCAATTATACGAGCGATACGGAGCAATGGCCTATGGAGTTATTTTACAGATCATTCCAGAAACGGATCAGGCCCAACGCGTTTTAATTGATCTTTTTGCGTCTTCCCAGATCGAAGAATTTAATCCAGCTGACACCCGGGGACTAGGCAGTACCATCATCCGGCTGGCTCGTTCCAGAGCCCTATTTGCCAGAAAAACTATCCCATCCTCCAGCGATCTGTTTACATCGACCACTTCAGCGCCAGGGAACAATAAGCAGGCGAAGTTCGTTTTTAACTTGGCTTTCTGTCAGGGTTTTACGCCAGAAACTATTGCACAACGGTTACAAATACCGTATTCTTCCGTAATGCAAGCAATTCACGAATATTTTTTGTTTCTTCGTACCTCTTAAGCAATCCACGACCTTGAAGACCTACCAATATCTCACAGACGGCATTCTGGAATCGTATTTGCTGGGCTTGGTTTCGGAGGAACAGCAAAAAGACGTCGATCACCTGCTGGAAACCGATCCAGAGCTTCAGCTTCAGCTAAGCGATCTGGAGCAGGATCTGGAAGACCACTTTATGCGCCACGCTGTTCCACCGCCACCGGCAGTCCGGAACGCTGTGCTAGAGCGAATCAGCGAAGGTGAAATTCAGAAGCGGCCTCGTGAGCAGCAATCGTATCAACGTCCTAATTTTACCGAAGGGCCACCCCGTTCTGATTACGTGAACGTCGAAGTTGACGATACACACATTCGCGTTCATAAATACTGGCGTCCGGCTTTCATCGCGGTATTTGTCCTATCGAAAGTTTTCCTGATTGCGGGCC encodes:
- a CDS encoding Rossmann-like and DUF2520 domain-containing protein — encoded protein: MEISLIGAGNLAWHLAPALETAGHHINEVHGRQLKHARQLISNLYDARTHSDLNFAESPSQLFILAVSDDAIESVCSQLVLPEGATLVHVSGSQSLTSLANWIDIYSDVPVHTGVFYPVQTFSREQPLIDFATIPFCIEASTDTTRQLLIQIAQDMSPIVYTLNSEERLRLHMAAVFACNFTNHLLAIAHDLLATNNLPFDLIRPLVAETLAKGLNTDDPASVQTGPARRRDQTTMGRHLSLLSTQPDLYSIYQLISERIQRESV